GTTGAGACCTACCCCGCCAGTACCGAGTACCACAGCCGAACTGCCAGCAGAGAGTTTGGCGGAGTTGACGACCGAGCCGTAGCCCGTCATCACGCCGCAGCTGATAATACTCGCCGAGGGCATGGGCATGTCGCTGGACAGTTTCACACAGGCAGAGGCTTTGACCAACGTGTACTCTGAGAGCGTCCCGATGTTGAAGGAGCGCTCGATGGCTTTGTCATTCCACTTCGTGCCATCGAGGTGGGCGTGACCAGGCGTATAGCCATTGCCTCCGGCAGTCACAGGCGAGTTGTTTTCGCAGATGTGCTGGTTGCCCTCCTCGCACTGAAAGCATCGCATACAAGGTGTCGCCCAGTTGAGAATGACTTGGTCTCCGACTTGGAAATCGGCTACTTCACTTCCCAATTTCTCGATGATTCCTGCACCTTCGTGCCCCATGACAATGGGTTTGCCCCAGTTGAGGGAGTCATGATCGGTGTGGCAGAGTCCCGCTGCTTTCACTCTTATTAGTATTTCATCGGCTCGGGGATCAGCGACCGATACCGTATCGATGACGAAACTCCCGTCTCCCTTGGCTATTGCCGCTTTGGATTGAATGGCCATATCTCTTACTTCCTTATTGACTTAAATAGTACAGAATACAAATATGACGAGAATCAGAGTCGCTCTAGTTGCTTATTTTGATTGAAAAATATGCTATTTTGTAATCAAAATATTCAAATGAATTCAATACATAAGGAAATAGAATACAAATGAAAGCCGTACTAGAGCAAGTAGCCATTGCCGAACAGGACAGTATTCGTGCCTTTCGCTATTCCAAAAAGGTTTTTGATGCGCCTTGGCATTTTCATCCCGAGTATGAATTGACCCTCATCCTCCGAAGTGCTGGCATCCGCTACGTGGGCAACAATATTTCAGATTTCAACGAAGGTGATTTGGTGCTGCTGGGCAGTAACCTGCCGCATTGTTGGAAAAATATCGATGATAAAACCGGCCCTAGCGAATCGCTGGTGATCCAGTGGCGCCAGGAGATCATCAGCCATCTGCCGATTTTCGACCAAATCCATGAACTGATGCATCGTGCGCAGAGAGGCTTGTTCATTCACCCCAAAGATCGGTCTGAGATCGCTAGTCGTATGCATGCCTTGACAGACTGTACGGGGGTTGAGCAATATCTTGGTTTTGTGGAGCTTCTGGACTACATCGCACGCCATGCGCACTACGACTATATCGCTGGCGCCTCCTATTCGTACGACGGTACCAGCGCCACTACGAACCGCCTCGAAGTGGTGCAATCCTACGTCAAAACACACTTCAAGGAGAAAATCAAATTGGCCGATATTGCCGATAAGCTAAGCATGAGTGAGCAGTCCTTTTCGCGTTTTTTCAGCAAGACGATGAACAAGCCCTTCTTCGTCTTTCTCAACGAATACCGGGTGAATATCTCCAGCCGACTCATCCTGGAGACCGACCTACAGATGGCAGAGATCGCCTACCAATGCGGCTATGAAAGCCTGCCTTTCTTCTACAAGCAGTTCAAAAAATTCAAAGGCTACACGCCACTGGAGTTTAGGAAGATGTATCGGAGGATTTGAAATTGTATGTTCGTAGATTGGTCTTAAGGAGATAATTTCACTATTTCATACTTAAGCAGTGGGATATGTCAGACAAGTACTTTTTCGTCTGTTCCGTCATATATAAGTTTTTTTGTCGAGTCAATAGAAGAACGCAGAATGGGATTTGTCAAAGACTCGTTGGTAAGCAAATCAACTTTACGTTGAAAGAAAACTTCTAGCGAATCCCACAGAGACATCAGCGCCTCACCTTTTTCAATTGGGTCATTTGCGTCAACCTCTACCAATAGGTCAATATCACTCGTTTCGTTGTTAAACTTGTCTGTAATGGATGAACCAAAAGCATAAAGTGATTTAACCCCATATTGCTGGCAAATGGATTTAAAAATATCGTGGTTGCTCAATATTACTTCTTCAAGCCTCATGTATCAAAGATACTGAAAAATTCAAACATGCGTACAAATCAACCACGCACTGATTTTAGCAGCTACTTTTTGATTTATACACTATTTGAACAAAATAATATCGATTAACTAAATTGCATCAACACAATAGCATATAAATACATCAAAATAAAGGAAGATTAATCAGGTGCCACTCGCGTAATTTGCTAGTAAGATAGAAGGTGTCTAGAAGGCATCGATCTACACAACTGAGTAAACAAGAGCTGACATGAAAAAAAGCGCACTGCCCGATCCATTCGCACAAGCCCGAGAAGCCAAAGGCTATGGCACAGTAGAGGATCAAAACGATCCCGTCACCATGCTACTCCGCCTCAAAGACGTCCGTAAGACAGCCAAAGACACGAAGACATTTCAGTCTGGTGCTGCTCCGGGGCGTATCGTGGTGCCGTCGGAGGTAAGCATACGCGATACCCGACAGATTCCTTTCGAGGTAGATCCACCGATGCACGGTGAGTACCGGGCTTTGTTGGAAGACTGGTTCAAGCGACCCGAGCAGCCAGATTATCGCGAGTGTTTGGAAGAGATCATCACTGAATTGGTAGACGAAGCGCTGCAAACGGACAGCCTCGAGGTGATGGAGCAATTTGCACTGAAGCTACAGTCACGTGCGCTGACACTGCTACTCAACATCCCGTACGAAGAATCCGAAACCTGGATTGGTTGGGGGATGCATGTATTCAGAAGTGAAGAATCTGCGCTAGACGGAGACAAGGCGGCCATTCTCTACGACTACATCGATGCGCAAATCGACAAGGCCATCGAGCACCCGGGAGATGACCTCTACTCAGTGCTGCTAGATTCCGAAATTGAAGGCCGCAAGCTGACCAAAGAGGAAGTCAAAGGTGTGATGATCCTGACCTTTGCGGGTGGCAGAGACACCGTCATCAATGCGGTGACCAACTCCATTGCCTACTTCGCAGAGCATCCCGAATCACTCACCCGACTGGACAATGAGCCTGAGATCACTGCTCACGCCGTGGAGGAACTCGTGCGCTACTTCTCTCCACTCACCCACATGGGTCGAGTGGTGACCGAAGACACCCAGGTCTGCGAACATGCCGCCAAAGCAGATACTAGAGTGTCGCTTTGCTGGGCTTCCGCCAATAGAGATGCCTCGACGTTTGAAAACCCCAACGAAATAGTCATCGATCGCAAAATGAATCCTCATGTAGGCTTTGGTTTTGGGATACACAAATGCCTAGGCGCTACCCACGCCCGTCAGGTATTGAGAGTTTTACTCGGTGTGCTTGCGCAAAAAGTGAAATCCATCGACATCCTAGAGCAAAAGGACAATATCGAGGACTGGGGCGAATTCCAACGAAAAGTGGGGTACGACAGTATTCAGGTAAAATTTCATGGAAAGGACTAACCTTCCTTAGCCAAAGGTATAATCCTATCCTCCTCAGGAGGGGGATAGGGGGAGGAAGTTCAATCAACATTAAAAAATACAACAATGGCAAAAATTACATTTATCACTAGCGATAACGAAACGATCGTAGCAGAAGCCAACAGCGGCTCTGTGATGGAGCTGGCCAAGGATAACAACGTCAACGGCATAGACGGAGACTGTGGGGGCGTTTGCTCCTGTGCGACCTGTCATGTGCATGTAGCGGCAGGGGATTTTGACAAAGTAGGAGCTCCCGGAGAGATCGAGGCAGACATGCTGGAGCTCGAAGACAACTACAACGAGCACAGTCGCCTCTGCTGTCAGATCGACATCAGCGATGCGATCGACGGAGTGACGCTCCATGTAGTGAATTAAAATTTATATCAACATAACAACCCTCCAAGGGTTCTAAACCCTTGGAGGGTTCGTCTCTCAAACTATGTCTACAAAAGATAAAACCTGTCTCGTGATCGGGGCGAGCCATGCGGGCGTCAACTTTGCCTTTGCGCTGCGCAAAGAAGGCTGGGAAGGCCGTATCGTGCTTTTCGACAAAGACCCTGTACTGCCCTATCACCGCCCACCGCTCTCCAAGGCCTACTTGACCAGCGACGATCCCATCGAAAAGCACTCACTCAAGTCAGCGGAAAGCTACGAAAAAGAGCATATCGAACTATGCCTGGGTGTAGGCATCATCTCCATCAACCGTGACACCAAAACCATCACACCGGATACTGGTGAAACCCAGGTGTACGATCAGCTGGTTTTGGCGACAGGAGCACGTCCCCTCATGCCCCCGATCCCCGGCATGGACACAGCACATCAGCTCTATCCGTTAAGAACGGCCCATGATGTGCAGCAAATCAAAGCAGCACTGGGCGACGGTAAGGGCAAACGTGCAGTGATCATCGGCGGTGGGTACATCGGTCTGGAGATCGCTGCATCGATGAAGAAACTGGGCGCTGAGGTCACCGTACTCGAGCGCGAAGCGCGCGTACTGGCACGTGTGACGGCACCTGAGATGTCCGCATTCTTTCAGCAATTGCATGCGGAGCAGGATGTGAATGTACTGACGAATAAAAATGTGGTATCCATCGCAAAAGCTGACGAAAGCAACATCGTACATTGCTCAGATGGCAGTCAATACCCAGCAGACCTGATCGTGGTAGGGGTTGGCATTCGTGTCAATCTGGAGCTGGCCAAGGATGCGGGGTTGGAGATTGAAAACGGCATCAAAGTCAACGCGCAGACACAGACCAGTGATCCTGCCATTTACGCAATAGGCGATTGTAGCTTTCACCACAATCCGCTTTACGACCGTTGGGTGCGTCTGGAGTCGGTACAAAATGCTGTGGATCAGGCCAAAGTAGCCGCTGCAGTGATCGCTGGCAAGCAGGCAAGCTACAACAGTCTCCCGTGGTTTTGGTCGGATCAGTTTGATGTCAAACTACAAATGGTAGGATTGTCCGAAGGGTACGACGAGCTTTTGATCCGTGAGGAAGAAGGTGAACGCAAGTTCTCTGCCTGGTACTTTCGTGGCGATCAGCTACTGGCTGTCGATGCGATCAACAACGCCAAAGCGTATGTGATCGGTACGAAGTTTATCAAGGAAGGCGTAAAAGTCGACAAACAAAAACTCGTAGAGCTATCAACCGACTTGAAACCAGTCCATCTGCTCGCTCCATCGTAAACAGAAACACACTTTGTTTGTACTAAAAAACCAAGAGGCATCACACCTCTTGGCCTAAAGATACATGAGCAAATTCGTGTTATCTTCTCACATTGATTTTCATCGTCTGTATTTGTCCTTGAGCATACAGCCTTGTGACATAAATCCCTGCTTCTAGGTGTCTCACATCCAATACATAGTCCTCGGATGCATGAACCATACCCCTGATGACTTTTTTGCCACGCATATCATATACTGACACCTGATAGGCCTCCTCTGTCAACCCCGCAAATCGTACTTGTGTACTCGCCGGCACAGGATAAGTCACGATAGACTCGGAGGACAACTTTTCATCCACCTCGGTTCGGGTGCGTGACGATGGGTTGCCAACACGTGTCAAGGTGATGTGATCCAAATTCCACTGCCAATCTGCTGCTCCTGCAGTCAATCGGATCGTATGATTCCCTGCAGTGAAGTTGGCGGTCTGAGTGGCAGATTGGCTTTGATAAGTCCCCCATCCACCCGTACTGACAAAGTTGGTACTGAAATAGTAGGTCCCAGACACCGCAAAATCTACCGATGTACCAGACAATGGAGTCGCATAGTTGTACACTACTTCGTAAGCCCCTGCTTCGGGGATCGATACCACATAGTCCATGTAGTCTCCTCCGTTGACGAAGTTAATGATCGTACCTGATGTATTGGCTCCTAAACCTGGGCCTCCAGACGAAGCGTCGTTGTAGGTTCCTCCTGTCGTGGTGAAATTTTCGGCTTGCACGACAACAGACACATCGCTACCTGTGCCTCCTCCGCTCGAAATGACTTTGGTCAAGATCACCTTGTCTAGATTCCATTGCCATGCATTCGTTCCAGAAGCTTCGATACGTACGGTATGGCTACCCGCTGTAAGCGACACATTTTGTGATGCACTGAGTGTTGCAAAACCACCCCAAGACCCATTGTTGGGAACATTGTCGGTCGATACCGTTTGCCCGTCTACTTTGATGCGTACTTGTGCATTGTCCGAAGGCGTGGCGATGCTGTATTTGATCTCAAACTCCCCTGCTTCCGTTGCATTGATGGCATATTCGGCCCAGTCACCCGTATTGACATAATTGACGATCGTACCCGCATTGTTGAATCCATAGGGAACCAAGCCGTCGCTGTATGTCCCGCCTGTGCTGCCAAAACTCTCCGCCTCGATGATGATCTCAGTCCCACCTGTAGACGTTCCGCCTCCAGTGCTACCTCCTCCTGTATCGCCTGTAGCTACTGGCTTGTACACACGAATCCAATCCACTTTCATCTGATTTTTAGTAGCATCGTTGAGTTCAGCATCTCCAGGTGTACGTCCAGCTGCCACATGCCAGTCCTGTGATTCGACATTGATGATGATGTCTAGTTCTTTGGTGAATCCCACTCCGCCCTGAAAATTGTACGGGTCGATCACGCTGACGCTCGATGTATTGCTGGCATTTTGCAAAGTCGCAAACGTGAAATTTGCGCTGGTCGCAAAGGCATTTTCGGTCTGATAGCCATCACTATCAAAATCCAACTGACCATTGGTCATGCTAGGATAGGTATAGTACCACGTGTTTCCATTCTTGGTGGCACATGCCTTGTCGTACAGTACCCGCACCAGTTCTCCGTCGACGTAGTATTCAAAATGCTTGGGACCGATCCAGTTCACACCGATTCTTACATACTTTCGGTTGCCGTTGTTCCAACAATAATCCCCCCAAGAAGTCGTGATGTCGCTGCGTGTCCACCAGCTGTTGTGTCCTCGGGGTTGGTAGTCCTGAAACGGATTTCTCACGAAAGAGTGATGACTCAAGTGGATGTCCTTGGCAAAAAAAGCATTGCCATTGTCTGCCCCACCGTAGCACTCGATCATGTCGATTTCCTGCGTATCGTCTGGGCTCAACAACCACACGTCAGATGCCAAGGAAATATTGGCTACACTCACTGCTGCTTCGATGAACACGGGATATTTCACTTTGTTGTTGGAAGTGATACAGCCCGAATTGATGCCTGGCACCCCCATTTTGGAAGTGCTCGGATTTCTCGAAGCACGAATCACCAAGTTGTCACCGTCCACCGCGGTGTGATTGTACTGCCAGTAGGTTGATCCAGGGCCATTCCAAGAATTGTGGTAAAAATTGTACCACTTGTTGTTGCCAAAATTGGACAGTTGGTTGGTCGCATTGAAGGTATAATTGAAATCATCTGAAGGTGCCGTTTGTAGCTGCCATTCTTTTCCTGATCCTGCATTGGCAGGGATAGCCACTCCGCTCCATTCCTGGCATACGGCCACAAAACAGACCATGTTGGCCAATACGCTGTATAGTACTTTTTTCATCATGCTTGTAGTATTTTATAGAATAAAGGGGAAGCTGTTTGCAAAGACAGCCTCCCCCTTTGTTTATTGTATTTTCACTTTTACTTTTTCATCCACTCCTTCTCCCTTTACTCGCAAGAGGTAAAGACCAGACTGAAGTGAGGCTACATTGACCTGATGGTTGTAACCAAAATCGATTTGCTGATCCATCACCACTCCACCAGTCAAGTTGTACAACACGACTTGATAGTGCCCAGGCGTCAATCCCTTCAGGTTGAGTTGATCGGCCGCTGGATTTGGATAAACCTGTAGCGCCAAAGACTCTTGCTGTGAAGTCAGCTTTGACGCAATAGTTCTAGCACTTGCTCCGCCTTTGGACAAGATGAAGCGGTCCATGTTCCATTCCCAGCCATGGGTACCGGCTCCTTTGAGGCGAATCGTATGTGATCCTGCACTCAGATGAATCGTCCCCCCTGCTACGACAGAGGCAAATGCATCCCAATTGCCATTGCTAGGCACAGCATCGGTACGCTGAGCTACCCCGTCCACTGACAGCTCTACCGCTGCGCCGTTGACAGTCGTCCCCATGAAATACTCGACATTGTAATCTCCAGTCTCGGGGATATTGACATTGTAATCTGCCCAATCACCCGTCTGGTTGTAGTTGATGGCCATCACGCTCCCGACAGTATAGGTCAAGAAGCCAGAGTATGTCCCTCCTGTCGTTGCAAAATCCTCGGCCTGGATGGTCAAGGAAACAGGGTTTCCTCCTCCAGTACCTGGCAACTCTCCGACTTTCGTCAAAGTAATTTTATCCAGGTTCCACTGCCAAGCATTGGTTCCCGAGGCTGTGATTCGCACGGTATGTACACCTGCTGTCAGTGTAGCATTGTTGGACGCAGTGAGTCCCTGATAGCTATCCCACTGCCCATTGTTGGCGACATTGTCTGTCGAGACATTGTCGCCATCTATGGCTATCTGAATCTGCGCATTGGTCATAGGAGTAGAGATTTGGTACACGATACTGTACACTCCAGCCTCCCCTACATTGATGCTATACTCTGCCCAATCGCCTGCATTCACATAGTTGATACCCAACCCTGTCGCTTGATTCACACCATTGGGCACATGACCGTCGTTGTACGTGCCTCCAGTGCTGGCAAACGACTCTGCTTCGATCACGATCGTAGTACCCGATGGCGTACCCGCAGAAACGGTCACAGCAGTAGTGGCTGTTTTGTTTCCATCCACAGTAGTCACTGTAACGGTCGCATTCCCTACTCCCACAGCTGACACCAACCCGTTGGCATTGACAGTAGCTACGTTGGTATTGCTTGATACCCAAGAAACAGCCTTGTTGCTCGCATTGGCAGGACTCACCGTCTCGGACAAGTCCGTACTCTGCCCGACATTGAGAGAAAGTGAGGTAGGCGAAACAGATACTCCCGTGACTGCAATCGTCTGACTAAAAGTATTTACCGTCACTTGACTTGTTGCGATCTTGGCACCATCGACGGTAGTCACCGTGATGGTGGCCGTCCCGTTGGCTACTGCAGTGACCACACCGTT
The DNA window shown above is from Reichenbachiella sp. 5M10 and carries:
- a CDS encoding Zn-dependent alcohol dehydrogenase, whose amino-acid sequence is MAIQSKAAIAKGDGSFVIDTVSVADPRADEILIRVKAAGLCHTDHDSLNWGKPIVMGHEGAGIIEKLGSEVADFQVGDQVILNWATPCMRCFQCEEGNQHICENNSPVTAGGNGYTPGHAHLDGTKWNDKAIERSFNIGTLSEYTLVKASACVKLSSDMPMPSASIISCGVMTGYGSVVNSAKLSAGSSAVVLGTGGVGLNVIQGARISGAAMIIAIDIKPERLEMAKAFGATHTILADKEDKGLMKAAEQVKAMTKGRGADYAFECTAIPALGAAPLAMIRNAGTAVQVSGIEEEITIDMRLFEWDKIYINPLYGKCRPQIDFPKLVSLYDKGDLMLDQMITRTYPLDDLQQAFDDMLGGRNAKGVIVFD
- a CDS encoding AraC family transcriptional regulator; translation: MKAVLEQVAIAEQDSIRAFRYSKKVFDAPWHFHPEYELTLILRSAGIRYVGNNISDFNEGDLVLLGSNLPHCWKNIDDKTGPSESLVIQWRQEIISHLPIFDQIHELMHRAQRGLFIHPKDRSEIASRMHALTDCTGVEQYLGFVELLDYIARHAHYDYIAGASYSYDGTSATTNRLEVVQSYVKTHFKEKIKLADIADKLSMSEQSFSRFFSKTMNKPFFVFLNEYRVNISSRLILETDLQMAEIAYQCGYESLPFFYKQFKKFKGYTPLEFRKMYRRI
- a CDS encoding nucleotidyltransferase family protein; protein product: MRLEEVILSNHDIFKSICQQYGVKSLYAFGSSITDKFNNETSDIDLLVEVDANDPIEKGEALMSLWDSLEVFFQRKVDLLTNESLTNPILRSSIDSTKKLIYDGTDEKVLV
- a CDS encoding cytochrome P450 — protein: MKKSALPDPFAQAREAKGYGTVEDQNDPVTMLLRLKDVRKTAKDTKTFQSGAAPGRIVVPSEVSIRDTRQIPFEVDPPMHGEYRALLEDWFKRPEQPDYRECLEEIITELVDEALQTDSLEVMEQFALKLQSRALTLLLNIPYEESETWIGWGMHVFRSEESALDGDKAAILYDYIDAQIDKAIEHPGDDLYSVLLDSEIEGRKLTKEEVKGVMILTFAGGRDTVINAVTNSIAYFAEHPESLTRLDNEPEITAHAVEELVRYFSPLTHMGRVVTEDTQVCEHAAKADTRVSLCWASANRDASTFENPNEIVIDRKMNPHVGFGFGIHKCLGATHARQVLRVLLGVLAQKVKSIDILEQKDNIEDWGEFQRKVGYDSIQVKFHGKD
- a CDS encoding 2Fe-2S iron-sulfur cluster-binding protein — translated: MAKITFITSDNETIVAEANSGSVMELAKDNNVNGIDGDCGGVCSCATCHVHVAAGDFDKVGAPGEIEADMLELEDNYNEHSRLCCQIDISDAIDGVTLHVVN
- a CDS encoding NAD(P)/FAD-dependent oxidoreductase — encoded protein: MSTKDKTCLVIGASHAGVNFAFALRKEGWEGRIVLFDKDPVLPYHRPPLSKAYLTSDDPIEKHSLKSAESYEKEHIELCLGVGIISINRDTKTITPDTGETQVYDQLVLATGARPLMPPIPGMDTAHQLYPLRTAHDVQQIKAALGDGKGKRAVIIGGGYIGLEIAASMKKLGAEVTVLEREARVLARVTAPEMSAFFQQLHAEQDVNVLTNKNVVSIAKADESNIVHCSDGSQYPADLIVVGVGIRVNLELAKDAGLEIENGIKVNAQTQTSDPAIYAIGDCSFHHNPLYDRWVRLESVQNAVDQAKVAAAVIAGKQASYNSLPWFWSDQFDVKLQMVGLSEGYDELLIREEEGERKFSAWYFRGDQLLAVDAINNAKAYVIGTKFIKEGVKVDKQKLVELSTDLKPVHLLAPS
- a CDS encoding carbohydrate-binding protein translates to MMKKVLYSVLANMVCFVAVCQEWSGVAIPANAGSGKEWQLQTAPSDDFNYTFNATNQLSNFGNNKWYNFYHNSWNGPGSTYWQYNHTAVDGDNLVIRASRNPSTSKMGVPGINSGCITSNNKVKYPVFIEAAVSVANISLASDVWLLSPDDTQEIDMIECYGGADNGNAFFAKDIHLSHHSFVRNPFQDYQPRGHNSWWTRSDITTSWGDYCWNNGNRKYVRIGVNWIGPKHFEYYVDGELVRVLYDKACATKNGNTWYYTYPSMTNGQLDFDSDGYQTENAFATSANFTFATLQNASNTSSVSVIDPYNFQGGVGFTKELDIIINVESQDWHVAAGRTPGDAELNDATKNQMKVDWIRVYKPVATGDTGGGSTGGGTSTGGTEIIIEAESFGSTGGTYSDGLVPYGFNNAGTIVNYVNTGDWAEYAINATEAGEFEIKYSIATPSDNAQVRIKVDGQTVSTDNVPNNGSWGGFATLSASQNVSLTAGSHTVRIEASGTNAWQWNLDKVILTKVISSGGGTGSDVSVVVQAENFTTTGGTYNDASSGGPGLGANTSGTIINFVNGGDYMDYVVSIPEAGAYEVVYNYATPLSGTSVDFAVSGTYYFSTNFVSTGGWGTYQSQSATQTANFTAGNHTIRLTAGAADWQWNLDHITLTRVGNPSSRTRTEVDEKLSSESIVTYPVPASTQVRFAGLTEEAYQVSVYDMRGKKVIRGMVHASEDYVLDVRHLEAGIYVTRLYAQGQIQTMKINVRR